Genomic DNA from Nymphalis io chromosome 5, ilAglIoxx1.1, whole genome shotgun sequence:
caGTTGACAAACAGAGAAGAACAAAGAGAACAAGATGctgaaatgtttatatatgatCTCTTGATTTCTCTTGAACAAGTCTGTCGCATAGTAATTCGAATTAGAATACGGATTTCTTAACAGAATATGGCGAATGTGAATTCAATGGACGtcattgaattttaatgtatttaataagagTTTATCAATAGCATGAGTCAAATGAAATTTCGCCATATATaaatccatcaacccgcattaaaGTTTGTAAAAAGTTTCTTGCCTTATATTACAAGAGGAGAATATTTGCTagtattttctttctttatgtAAAGATAATTATCTTGTGTTTTTCACGAGTGTTCATTAATTGCTGTTTAGGTCGCTAGCCGATAGCTTatctaatcaaatatttatctaatgGCAGCCGACCTACTTGAGTTGATTTTTGTTATCTGTAAATAGTATCGTATATAATTTTGGACAAATTACGAAAACTATAAAGCGCTGATTAATCTTGAATTGAAGGTTACGTTATCCAGCTAATTTGAAAAACAGTTCTTACTACTCGCAggcgattaaaaaaataaaaaagccctACGCGAAATATATgatcgaatttaaaaaaagttttgaaaatattaatatacaattcaaTCGATAAAGCGTGTTTACGTACATGCacacaataatttttttcatttaaaatttgagtcattatatatagtttactaGCTGCCCATCTCGACTTCGTATgggtaaaaaaagaaaaaaattttttataaaaaaaactagaactCGATCGAAGCACCACACACCTACCGGATCTAATAAAAGCAATTTGTCATCTCaatcacaaacaaaaaaaaaataacaaaatcggTATAGCCGTTTAAGGAGAGTTTTGTGACATACACGCgcttagaataattatatatacaatatacatataatactaataCATTTTCTTTCAGACAAAAAAGTCCatacaaagtaaaataacagttaaaataaacaaaaagtaaatgtttattttaggaTTTACAAAAAGTAAGTCAAAAGATTTATTCTTGTATTAACACAATTGTATAATCAGAAACagagatttttaaataaggttGTTCACAAGCAACTGtcttagaattaaataataggtaACCGATAGACCGACCATTATAAACAATGGCTTGAAATTGtacgataaatatatatattatataataaatgacgaCGATATTTTGGTCTTTTGGATCTAATGTATATGTTATACTTGTATCCCAGATTGGCTGTGGATATTTAGAAAGAGTTCCTTCATAAACAATTGGtttcaagtaaatatttatgagGACTGgttactggtagggctttgtgctagctagTCTGGGTAAGTCCCACTCCAACCACACTGTGGTCTATTTGCTAATGTGCTTAGCTatctatacaattatatataagcaaaataccAAGTGCGTCCGATCAACTTAAAATTTAGCATAGTTACTCTTTTCGCGACGTAGACACACACTGAAAACAGATTTTTCGCAAatcttattcaaaataaattttacatcatttaaaatttaaaacataagttttcaaccaaatataaaattaaggtctttatatgaattttacccCTATAAAGGCGGGATGGGCATACTATatcaaatatagtatatataaaataaaaaaaacattatgtaaatgagtatatattttaaataatgaagcCTTTATCTTTGTTTTTGTAGAGATGCTTTTGTTTatagtataattcaaatagctGCTTTTGTAAGTGTTTATacctaaatgaaaattttattttattaaaccttgtaaagttttattaagttatataacttAGATATTGTGCACGTAACTCATAtctatatatgttatacaacaAAGTCATGCATgacgttaaaaaaattgttattagatcaaatcaatttatttaaattacacgaattcttaaataatattatttaattactattattatttctatttttgctAATTAAATAGTGGACAGTATCATCGGCTTGTAAGTTCGCTGAAATTTAACTTAACTGCATAACACCCTGCACAGTTACAAACTACTGTTAATGTGCTAAGTTTGGTTCCATTATTTAAGTTGACTAAGTTGAACTTACATTTTGATTGGAGTTATAAAAGCATCTATTATGTTTTCTAAGATTTCGTCCAATCCAAGTTAATTAGTAGGGTTAATAACTGTttctttaataaagtaattttgactattgacattaaataatgtaatgaatTCCAGAATGTTACAAGATTAACAAGACTTGTATTTATACTAGAGTCGAGTCAATCTCAACTTTATTTGGACTTCATCAAAGAAACATATGTTGATATACAACACTAAGTAACAAAACTgtgaatttttcttttaaattaaatgcaatacTCAAAGTGTTTATAAAACTAGAAGTCCAAATTAGATAACTGTgagaatttattttgtaatgtaaccatttacattttttaagtcGCTTTAGTTAACActcatatttactaataataataaatgtaaacaaaataatattactaaacttACCTAAATATATTTCCAAATCATTTCTTGCGAAGGCATAAGCAAATGATGCCACAATTTTGCTGGTACACGATATTATGCCGAGTAACGTATCGTCTAATTTAAGATAATTGCTGAAGAGGCTTATTGAAAAAGCTGTACCTGGatatataaaacagaatatattaataagttatgtTACAAATTATTCAGATAAtgtgatattaaattaatattgcttacatgtgcttaattcattACAGTTAATTAGTTTTCTAATTTGACGGATATGTATATTAACAACTTATCGACCAAAAGCTAAGTATCTATTGAGTAgtgtgataaaataatttacaaactgTTATTATAAACTGGTAATAAGTTTTTACGGCAAGAAATTTAAGACCTATAGGACCTTTTTAATTCAATGAATTAATTCAATAGAGCATCAAATGTTACAACTTACCAAGTAAATTAGTGATTATACTGTATGTTGACCAGATACTAAATTTTACCTCATCCCAATTAAATCTGAATCTTgtaaatagatacaatatagtAAATTCTCCTGAAATAAGAATGATATTAATACGTAACGAAAGACCAAGTTATATATTCCTATGTACTATTTACAACTTACCTTGCATAGGGCCAAACACAACACATACTACTATAAGCAGAAGACACACGCGAACTCGCCTGTTACCATTGCCGCCCCTGAAGGCTACTTTAAATGTTTCTTTCACTAGAGACACATCGAAAAATTCTCTTAAAAAACCAATACAACCGTGGTGTTTCTGCAAAttgtaagataatatttttacttttttttttgttaagctgAATAAGgtgaactttaaataaaaaaaatctttaaaacgatttcaaatctaataaaatatttttgttggatTATAATTTCGGTTACAATTTATTTCACTTACAAAGAAAGATTTCAAGGAATTACAAGgacattgaatatttataacaattctaCGAACcattctataaattataaataaaaaaaatattattgaaaaagcttactttttttatttgtttctttttaggGTCTTCTAAGCAGAAGTATCCATAGACAAGACTGCATAAATAGAGACTAGCTGATAGAGAAAATATCCCATAGTAACCTATCCATGTGAGCAATACACCGCTGAGTGCACTACCTATTGGGTAGCCTAGAGACATGCATAAATTAACAATACCTACTCTATATGTTCTATCCTCAGTCGTTGTGATATCACCTATATAACTAAATACACCGATAAAGTTCGTAAACCAACCACCAGTAATTGCGGGAAATATACTTTCCGTTAAAGCAGTTACTTCAGCTGGAAGTTCGTAGaagtaatatgtattaataataaaaccgaTACATGTTATGAATTCTCCTACAATCGGCATAAGGATACACGCTTTCCTTCTACCAGTTTTATCGCTCCAAGCTCCAACGAATAGAATAATAAGAACCGGAATTGCTGTTTGGACAATATTCTTCCAAGCCTGGATCCCAGCAGTATATGTTTGAACGTTCTCCTCATATTCAGTAAAATTTTCCGTTTGTCTAGATTTTAGGGCATCGCAAATTTCAATACTGTAATTAAGATTAACACGACAGACCTTTTCTAGATTTAAATTTTGTGTTGCCAATGATGCCAAAACGCTTGGCATTATATAACAAGCCATAATAGGTTCCACTGTGatgttatcttttattaattttaatttttctcttagtgttatttttttagtaacattTTCCTTATTATCACTATCATGTTCTGACTTTAAGGGAGATTCCTCATTTGTATCTTCTGTATTCGTATTTTCCTCAACTTCTTTATCGGTTTTAACAATTGATTTAGGTTTTTTCGTTTCAGCCATTTTAgagttaaagttaaaaatagttataaaatatcaaacactTCTTATAACATCTGAAGTATTCACATCGCGAAATTTTGCTTCGCTTTATCTCCCAACAAAAGAATGAAtactaaactaaataatatataaaatgagttacgtttatttgtataacgattatttatactataattacattaaatatttgcaaTGCCATCCGACGTAATTGATAAGAGTATTCTCAGCTACTATCTAGtctatttagtttaaaatattttttatttgaatttaaaataaaagtttcatttttgttcaaattatttaattaagatttacaAAATGCCATAAtgatattcgatatttaattgatttgttaTTCGGGATAAAGAAAGACGTGGATATACTCGCACACTCTCTACTCAGAGTTTTCTTGATGAATAGTTCCACATATTACAATTTCTGTGTATCCTTCGGCGTCGTGAACTCTTTCTGTAATATCAAATTGCTACAGTTCTTTTGCTGCCAATTCGATGCTGTTTTCTTTAGTTTGTTTTCTTTGAATCGTGATGTGTTCCCAAAAAAGCCAACTGAAacaatttttcatataataatatcaacgaaaaaatatttaacagaatcCGTatgattaaatacatataataacaaaaacctATGAATTTATTTAGGGCAAGGCATGATGGCTTTGTagatagaatattaaattaaattcaattaaacatcgtgaagaaatttGATGACGTCAGAAAATTTTATACTAGTCTCCATATTCCATATTTATTaacaagtttataatattactcacATAAACACTGCGACAGCAGGTAACGTCATAGCGGACCCCAGAAGAAACACAGCGCCTGGTAGAACTTCCATTGTAGCTACATATACCTTCGTGTACAAAGGTACATACACTAACGGCATAAGGTTTTCCACCAGAGCGAATATCGAGTTCACTTttcctaaaattaattaaaaagattagTATGCTTTATTATTGGAGATATACGCATATGTAGGTATAAAATAcgggaaaatataattaatttaacatttaacaaatttaaaaactttagtcATAATTAATCGATCAATCGTATTacgcattaaaataataatttttgaataaatatttttggatgTAATCTCGAATCCCAACGCAAAAGTAATtagtaacaataattatgaatactaaCTACATTGTAAatctatatgtttttaaaaagaacaaCTAATCGTGTTTCTTAATTCCTTCTCGCTAGCGACTGCTATCCGAAACGTGAGATAGTGATGATTCAAAATCGCTTTATTGTAAAGCTtacttgaattttaaatacatttgatttgacATATCCTTCAGTCAAAATACCGCTTCAAAGATTTTTATCTCCCATATAATATGACTTTGTTAATGATATGCTAGTGACAATGAGATAAGTAAACTTCGAAGACGTATTTATGTTGCTTCATAGAATTCCAAATGTTCGGTGACGTTTAATAACATTCATGAGGGGACGTGCTCAGATAACTTATTTCAGCTGTCctcgtattgtattatatatacattaagtcgagatggcccagtggcaccGACACGTGAATCTTTAATGAAGTTTGTGCGTTAAAAACCGGctaagcaccactaaattttcatttccttaatttgcgtttatgtTTCATTCCGTGCTAAGTCCCACGTGTTTGTTTACAAACCCATATTGAAGCAGTATAGAGAAGTAAcctccttaaaaaaataacatgaagtCTTAGCCTACCTAGCCTTGATCTAGGCGGTGGTTAATTAAATCTAGGACggaaacaacaaataaatactttaaaaaatatcgctttatacaaaataaataaatgtattaataatttttccaataattctattaataatttttgttcgtAAAACTTTTCATTATTTGTCATTTCCACAATCCAAATTccataaaaaaatcctttacaaatattaattaaggtaTTTTGTGAACAAATTTTGTCTCGTAGTTATGATCAAGATTATTTAGACACGTAATCatgaaagattattattataagcgaaAAAGCCAATATTTCATCATAAAACATTTCACTTACCAAATTCATCCGGTGACACCAATTTAGAGGCAGTCGATCTCAGAGCCAGAAGTGACGTTCCATTTAATATATCAACTAAAGGAGCTGgaaatcgaataaaaataaaatggaatttttgttttaaaagattCAAGATTAAGGAATCcgattaatttttgtataaatttctgttttagattaacaaaaaaaatgtacagattattttaatagcatTTTAGCTTTTAGCAAAAGATACATTGAAAAAATTGATGTACGAAAGGTATATTCATGGATTTAAAACCGATATGTttgatttttaaagttttctctTTTAATATCTCTCAAATTTATCAATTTGAACTTGTTTATAAACAAACTTATAATAcgaaccaataaaaaaaattctctcATTCGGCGCGAAACAATACACAAAAGAGGCTGCTATTTTGCTAATAGTTGATATGATTCCCAGAACGGAATCATGCCATTGCAAATATTTGCTAAACACTAAGATTGAAAAGATAGTTCCTGAAAAGATAACATGTCAGTTAATTTTCTAAAAACGTATAAGAAAAAGGtaagtatgtattataaaaatgatgaaGATTGTGTTCAACGCATTATTGTGTTAAGAAACACTTTAAGAGCGCTTCACGAAaaagaaaaggaaaatatatattgatgtaAAACATATCTATTGGTATGCCGTAGATGTAAGACTGACTCATGTGCCGTGATGGCAAATGAAATGACGCTCTCTTAATGCTCGCTGACGCTTTGTTtgtgtgttatttaaaaaatatatagtaacgaAACTAAACTaacgaaacgaaatatatattttactaacatttctatttacataatatttatttaaaaataaatattatgtaaatagaaatgttataatatttattataatatttattgtatttatatgttataatatttatttaaaaataaatattatgtaatgcaAATTTACTAAAATCGTTGTAGTAAGCGTTATCTATCAATTAGCGTAATTTGATAAGGCCAGACAATTTCAAGCTTAAATCGGACACTACAAATATGAAGTTGCATCTTACTAGATCAATACGATTAGCTCTAGAGTACTAGTCAAGAGGCTACCTTATCTGGCAATCCCgtggttctgggttcaaatctgaGTCGGATTTGTAAATgctatttaaattttctgtTAAGACACTCCGTAGAAAGTCTCTCTGCCTTTACCAGTGTTTagtgaaatatttgttattatcgaGATTTTGTTCTAGATTCAAATACGTAATCGGAAATCAAAAAATCTAAAACTATAAATCGAATATCCTTTAGATGTATGTTCAATACTAAGAAATATTTGATGATTACGGTAATGATTCATACAAATTCGGAGTTATTTGAAACTAATCAACGATATAGTTGATGAATTATTTATGTGACAAATAAGCGAATCACTGTAAAACATatgtattcaattaataaagaCATATATGAAATTAGTcactataattatgattataatagtttcctaaaaatagatataaattacATGATCACAAAAAACTTTACTTGATTTTACctacaacaaacaaaaaaaaagtatgacaattaaaaaaaattgtcaagcAACTAGACAGTATTTGTTACACGTACCCATATTAGTTATCCTGTCAGTGTTGTGCATATCAGTAATCGTATCAGATAGATGTTATTATAAGATGCTACTAAATTCAAaagtgtttaatatatgtaatgtgtTTGTATGATGTGCCTTttcaaataactaaaaaaaaatacaacgatAACTATAACTGAATAACCCCCAACATTCTGTCATTGTCCCCACTAGTAAcatgaaatatttctttttttccaCATTTCTTGCCTCGCACAACCACTATGTGGAACCAGCTTCTACGCAGACCTATCCGAACCGACATGACATAAAAACTTtgaagaaaagagcgtactcattcccCAAgagccggcaacgcacctgcaaagccttgggtgttgcagatgtctgaacggtgg
This window encodes:
- the LOC126768497 gene encoding proton-coupled folate transporter-like — protein: MAETKKPKSIVKTDKEVEENTNTEDTNEESPLKSEHDSDNKENVTKKITLREKLKLIKDNITVEPIMACYIMPSVLASLATQNLNLEKVCRVNLNYSIEICDALKSRQTENFTEYEENVQTYTAGIQAWKNIVQTAIPVLIILFVGAWSDKTGRRKACILMPIVGEFITCIGFIINTYYFYELPAEVTALTESIFPAITGGWFTNFIGVFSYIGDITTTEDRTYRVGIVNLCMSLGYPIGSALSGVLLTWIGYYGIFSLSASLYLCSLVYGYFCLEDPKKKQIKKKHHGCIGFLREFFDVSLVKETFKVAFRGGNGNRRVRVCLLLIVVCVVFGPMQGEFTILYLFTRFRFNWDEVKFSIWSTYSIITNLLGTAFSISLFSNYLKLDDTLLGIISCTSKIVASFAYAFARNDLEIYLAPLLEILNGTSFIAMRSIASKLVSGEEFGKVNSLFGLAEAMTPLVYGPLYSRVYIETLNILPGAVFLLGALLTVPAIIIFGWLYFEHKKDKILEDNKTKDKEKCQTC
- the LOC126768499 gene encoding uncharacterized protein LOC126768499 isoform X2, with amino-acid sequence MHGEISILYISTRYRFNWDEVKFSIFQAYNCITHTFGTIFSILVFSKYLQWHDSVLGIISTISKIAASFVYCFAPNERIFFIAPLVDILNGTSLLALRSTASKLVSPDEFGKVNSIFALVENLMPLVYVPLYTKVYVATMEVLPGAVFLLGSAMTLPAVAVFIWLFWEHITIQRKQTKENSIELAAKEL